Proteins encoded by one window of Puntigrus tetrazona isolate hp1 chromosome 17, ASM1883169v1, whole genome shotgun sequence:
- the nkx2.1 gene encoding homeobox protein Nkx-2.1 — protein sequence MSMSPKHTTPFSVSDILSPLEESYKKVSMEGNNLGAPLASYRQPQVTQAAMQQHHMGHNGTVPAAYHMTAAGVSQLSHTAMGGYCNGNLGNMSDLPAYQDGMRGSTTATSWYGTNPDPRFSTISRFMGSSSGMNMGSMSTLSSLADVGKGMGPLTSTPRRKRRVLFSQAQVYELERRFKQQKYLSAPEREHLASMIHLTPTQVKIWFQNHRYKMKRQAKDKVSQQQMQQDNGSCQQQQQQQSPRRVAVPVLVKDGKPCQGSSHTPNTGVQNHHHQGGNVMIMSNNGSSMGQHQSQQVGSAGQSPDLGQHAASPPSLQTQVSGLSHLNSSSSEYGAALPCSALLYGRTW from the exons ATGTCGATGAGCCCTAAGCATACGACTCCTTTTTCTGTATCCGATATCTTAAGTCCTCTTGAAGAGAGCTACAAAAAAGTGAGTATGGAGGGGAACAACTTGGGGGCTCCTCTTGCCTCGTACAGACAACCCCAAGTCACGCAAGCGGCGATGCAGCAGCACCACATGGGCCACAATGGAACAGTACCCGCTGCCTACCACATGACTGCAGCTGGAGTTTCCCAGCTGTCACATACAGCCATGGGGGGCTACTGTAACGGGAATTTGGGCAACATGAGCGACCTGCCGGCCTATCAAGACGGCATGAGGGGCAGCACGACGGCCACCAGCTGGTACGGAACGAACCCCGACCCACGCTTCTCCACAA tctCTCGTTTCATGGGCTCCTCGTCCGGCATGAACATGGGCAGCATGAGCACGCTGAGCTCCCTGGCGGATGTCGGCAAAGGCATGGGTCCGCTGACCAGCACGCCTCGCAGGAAGAGACGGGTGCTCTTCTCCCAGGCGCAGGTGTACGAGCTCGAGCGGCGGTTCAAGCAGCAGAAGTACCTCTCCGCGCCGGAAAGGGAGCACCTGGCCAGCATGATTCACTTGACTCCGACTCAAGTTAAAATTTGGTTTCAGAACCACCGGTATAAAATGAAAAGGCAGGCCAAGGACAAAGTGTCCCAGCAGCAGATGCAGCAAGACAACGGCTCctgtcagcagcagcagcagcagcagtctcCGCGGCGCGTGGCCGTGCCGGTGCTGGTGAAAGACGGGAAGCCCTGCCAGGGCAGCAGCCACACACCCAACACCGGCGTACAAAACCACCATCACCAAGGGGGGAATGTCATGATCATGTCCAATAACGGTTCTTCGATGGGCCAGCATCAAAGCCAGCAGGTAGGCAGCGCCGGCCAGTCCCCAGATCTGGGTCAACACGCCGCAAGCCCCCCGTCTCTCCAAACCCAGGTATCCGGCCTGTCGCACCTGAACTCTTCCAGCTCCGAGTATGGAGCTGCCTTGCCCTGCTCCGCTCTGCTCTACGGCAGGACGTGGTGA